One Paracoccaceae bacterium genomic region harbors:
- a CDS encoding amidohydrolase, whose protein sequence is MAEDCITNCHVHTFTAAHVPRDFPHRALRPFKVMPFLIRWMAGLCRVIGQHGWGSALDRLYRFQTEAGRGTQAEVMDRVIPHYPRGTRFVVLPMDMEHAGHGAVERGLEDQLRELKALRDDPRFGGAVIPFVTVDPRRPGAGGLVRRWIEDEGFRGLKLYPRLGYPPDHPVLMDEVYPLIAARGLPVMTHCSRGGVAGRGIGTAQGDAWSAPEAWLPVRDRFPDLRVCLAHFGGMTDWRSYVDEGIDPRDAAAQAANWQVAIRKMIEGGDWPNLWTDISYTLFQFEDFAPFLKIFLQDERLAARVLFGSDFYMTRQEVLSERAVCFRLRVALGEELFRRIAIENPRVWLGEAAQAAG, encoded by the coding sequence ATGGCCGAGGACTGCATCACCAACTGCCATGTCCATACCTTTACCGCCGCGCATGTGCCGCGGGATTTTCCGCATCGCGCGCTGCGCCCGTTCAAGGTGATGCCCTTCCTGATCCGCTGGATGGCGGGCCTGTGCCGGGTGATCGGCCAGCATGGCTGGGGTTCGGCGCTGGACCGGCTCTACCGGTTCCAGACCGAGGCCGGGCGCGGCACGCAGGCCGAGGTGATGGATCGGGTGATTCCGCATTATCCCCGTGGCACGCGGTTCGTGGTGCTGCCGATGGACATGGAGCACGCGGGCCATGGCGCGGTGGAGCGGGGGCTTGAGGACCAGCTGCGCGAGCTGAAGGCGCTGCGCGACGATCCGCGCTTTGGCGGCGCGGTGATTCCCTTCGTCACGGTCGATCCCCGGCGCCCGGGCGCGGGCGGGCTGGTGCGGCGCTGGATCGAGGACGAGGGGTTCCGGGGCCTGAAGCTGTATCCCCGGCTGGGCTATCCGCCCGACCATCCGGTGCTGATGGACGAGGTCTATCCGCTGATCGCGGCGCGGGGGCTGCCGGTGATGACGCATTGTTCGCGCGGCGGTGTCGCCGGACGCGGCATCGGCACGGCGCAGGGCGACGCCTGGTCGGCGCCCGAGGCCTGGTTGCCGGTGCGCGACCGGTTCCCGGACCTGCGGGTCTGCCTGGCGCATTTCGGGGGCATGACGGACTGGCGCAGTTATGTGGACGAAGGCATCGACCCCCGCGACGCCGCGGCGCAGGCGGCCAACTGGCAGGTGGCGATCCGCAAGATGATCGAGGGCGGCGACTGGCCGAACCTGTGGACCGACATTTCCTACACGCTGTTCCAGTTCGAGGATTTCGCGCCGTTCCTGAAGATCTTCCTGCAGGATGAACGGCTGGCGGCGCGGGTGCTGTTCGGATCGGATTTCTACATGACCCGGCAGGAGGTGCTTTCGGAACGGGCGGTCTGTTTCCGGCTGCGGGTGGCGCTGGGCGAGGAACTGTTCCGGCGCATCGCCATCGAGAACCCGCGCGTCTGGCTGGGCGAGGCCGCGCAGGCGGCGGGCTGA
- a CDS encoding tRNA (guanine(46)-N(7))-methyltransferase TrmB, translating into MTAPSTPERRNFYGRVHGKTLRQSQKTYLAEDLDRFRLRGVTVEENPGRAMLDLAGLARGRPVWLEVGFGGGEHLVHQAARNPDAFLIGAEPFVNGIAMCLGKLRAGEAGNVAIHPGDVRDLLDVLPGGGVAKAFLNYPDPWPKARHHRRRFVTPGYLGALARVMRAGAEFRVATDIPDYVRQTLDEVPRAGFDLVAGGGVAWDDWLSTRYEQKALREGRVPHYLTFRRAGAL; encoded by the coding sequence ATGACCGCCCCCAGCACACCCGAGCGCCGCAATTTCTATGGCCGCGTCCATGGCAAGACGCTGCGGCAGAGCCAGAAGACCTATCTGGCCGAGGACCTTGACCGGTTCCGCCTGCGCGGCGTGACGGTGGAGGAGAACCCCGGCCGCGCCATGCTGGACCTTGCGGGGCTGGCGCGGGGGCGGCCGGTCTGGCTGGAGGTGGGGTTCGGCGGCGGCGAGCATCTGGTGCATCAGGCGGCGCGCAACCCCGATGCCTTCCTGATCGGGGCAGAGCCCTTCGTGAACGGCATCGCGATGTGCCTGGGCAAGCTGCGCGCCGGCGAGGCGGGGAACGTGGCGATCCATCCGGGCGACGTGCGCGACCTGCTGGACGTGCTGCCCGGCGGCGGCGTGGCCAAGGCGTTTCTCAACTATCCCGATCCCTGGCCCAAGGCGCGGCACCACCGGCGCCGTTTCGTGACGCCGGGCTATCTGGGCGCGCTGGCGCGGGTGATGCGGGCGGGGGCCGAGTTCCGGGTGGCGACCGACATTCCCGACTATGTGCGCCAGACGCTGGACGAGGTGCCCCGGGCGGGGTTCGACCTGGTGGCCGGGGGCGGTGTGGCCTGGGATGACTGGCTGTCGACCCGCTATGAGCAGAAGGCGCTGCGCGAGGGGCGGGTGCCGCATTACCTGACCTTCCGGCGGGCCGGGGCACTCTAG
- a CDS encoding trypsin-like peptidase domain-containing protein, whose amino-acid sequence MDARIVFGVILAVVAVSGVLVLGGLAGSAARPLANVTVVRVLYSAVLVTAAMFLLRELEGLWARPPTTIGPLKYSIEGKPDDVRAEALGHRIRERYASLNRFFRDLAAQRAREVAAERGGGQVVPSLEGTPALTREGETPLEINVQGVDFGRILGALRKSVYSSDQIAGTVVAGKDGAAPVAMLNWAGAPQPAHLPGETARLMAFDTATNEDELATAIACAMIWAQAVQPEASTIRWVRRTQYCDWVTAALIWRDLVDRAAAPGGLVEGDLLRLGRARGLVDRLHAQKVTFAEVYRLRASLISLDPAATEADAVTAKESTFIAAQIQQGRSFDEALAELVKEQERERAQERERVAAAATSPDPGTLFAPTLASPTLKAILTRSWQALPQERTGAVFGAASAATGAVIVAGRENPLVGTGFVVGPGLVMTTREVAEVMQAAVTSATLGGFTLSANPREPGEVHRVAAVTLLETPAGGLAVLHLPTLPDTPAPLDLADSPGAAVAGRAIGIVGYPVDSGAALLSAWAAAPAGWPERATGTRLAGLGRIIAAPGSASDRLVHDATTFPGHSGAPVIDMETGRVLAVHSAKDSEGRGMAVPLLEGMLASLRPMTPPRP is encoded by the coding sequence ATGGATGCGCGCATCGTGTTCGGCGTGATACTGGCGGTCGTGGCCGTATCGGGCGTGCTGGTTCTGGGCGGGCTGGCGGGAAGCGCCGCGCGGCCGCTGGCCAATGTGACGGTCGTGCGGGTGCTCTATTCCGCCGTGCTGGTGACGGCGGCGATGTTCCTGCTGCGCGAGCTGGAGGGGCTTTGGGCACGGCCGCCCACGACCATCGGGCCGCTGAAATACTCGATCGAGGGCAAGCCCGACGACGTGCGGGCCGAGGCGCTGGGCCATCGCATCCGCGAACGCTATGCCTCGCTGAACCGGTTCTTCCGCGACCTTGCCGCGCAGCGCGCGCGCGAGGTCGCCGCCGAGCGCGGCGGCGGGCAGGTGGTGCCATCGCTGGAGGGCACCCCGGCGCTGACCCGCGAGGGCGAGACACCGCTGGAGATCAACGTGCAGGGCGTCGATTTCGGCCGCATCCTGGGGGCGCTGCGCAAGTCGGTCTATTCGTCGGACCAGATCGCGGGAACGGTGGTGGCGGGCAAGGACGGCGCGGCGCCGGTGGCCATGCTGAACTGGGCGGGCGCGCCGCAACCGGCGCATCTGCCGGGGGAGACCGCCCGGCTGATGGCGTTCGACACCGCCACGAACGAGGACGAACTGGCCACCGCGATTGCCTGTGCGATGATCTGGGCGCAGGCGGTCCAGCCCGAGGCCAGCACGATCCGCTGGGTCCGCCGGACGCAGTATTGCGACTGGGTGACGGCGGCGCTGATCTGGCGGGACCTGGTGGACCGGGCCGCCGCGCCCGGCGGGCTGGTCGAGGGCGACCTGCTGCGCCTGGGCCGGGCGCGCGGTCTGGTGGACCGGCTGCATGCGCAGAAGGTGACCTTTGCCGAGGTCTACCGGCTGCGCGCCTCGCTCATCTCGCTCGATCCAGCCGCGACCGAGGCGGATGCGGTGACCGCGAAGGAAAGCACCTTCATCGCCGCGCAGATCCAGCAGGGCAGGTCATTCGACGAGGCGCTGGCCGAACTGGTGAAGGAGCAGGAGCGCGAGCGCGCGCAGGAGCGCGAACGGGTGGCCGCCGCCGCGACGTCGCCCGACCCCGGAACGCTGTTCGCGCCGACGCTGGCCAGCCCGACCCTGAAGGCGATCCTGACGCGGTCGTGGCAGGCGCTGCCGCAAGAAAGGACCGGCGCGGTGTTCGGGGCGGCATCGGCGGCGACCGGGGCGGTGATCGTGGCGGGGCGGGAAAACCCGCTGGTTGGGACCGGTTTCGTGGTGGGGCCCGGCCTGGTCATGACCACCAGGGAGGTGGCCGAGGTGATGCAGGCCGCGGTCACCAGTGCGACGCTGGGGGGATTTACCCTGTCGGCCAATCCGCGCGAGCCGGGCGAGGTGCACCGCGTGGCCGCCGTGACCCTGCTGGAGACGCCGGCGGGCGGTCTGGCCGTGCTGCATCTGCCGACGCTGCCGGACACTCCGGCGCCGCTGGACCTGGCCGACAGCCCCGGCGCGGCGGTCGCCGGGCGTGCCATCGGCATCGTCGGCTATCCGGTCGATTCCGGCGCCGCGCTGCTTTCGGCCTGGGCGGCGGCCCCGGCGGGCTGGCCGGAGCGCGCGACCGGAACGCGGCTGGCCGGTCTGGGCCGGATCATCGCCGCGCCGGGATCGGCCAGCGACCGCCTGGTGCATGACGCGACGACCTTTCCCGGGCATTCCGGCGCGCCGGTGATCGACATGGAAACCGGCCGGGTGCTGGCCGTGCATTCGGCCAAGGACAGCGAGGGGCGCGGCATGGCGGTGCCGCTGCTGGAGGGGATGCTGGCGTCGCTGCGGCCGATGACGCCGCCCCGGCCCTAG
- the metK gene encoding methionine adenosyltransferase, with the protein MSRLNYVFTSESVSEGHPDKVCDRISDAVLDAFLSAEPHARVACETFATTNRVVVGGEVGLSKKKHLKEMMRRVEDIVRDCVRDIGYEQDKFHWKSVKVHNYLHGQSAHIAQGVDRDGAGDQGIMFGYACRETPELMPAPIQYSHAILRRLAEVRKSGQEPSLRPDAKSQISLRYEDGKPVEVTSIVLSTQHASEDQTSDDVRAIVEPYIREVLPSGWITDKTEWWVNPTGCFVIGGPDGDAGLTGRKIIVDTYGGAAPHGGGAFSGKDPTKVDRSAAYAARYLAKNVVAAGLADRCTLQLSYAIGVAKPLSIYVDTHGTGQAEAQVIERAVGEVMGLTPLGIRRHLELNKPIYARTSAYGHFGRAPEADGGFSWERTDLAEALRKEVERTA; encoded by the coding sequence ATGTCCCGTCTGAACTATGTCTTCACTTCCGAGTCCGTCTCGGAGGGCCACCCCGACAAGGTCTGTGACCGCATTTCCGACGCGGTTCTGGATGCCTTCCTGTCGGCAGAACCCCATGCCCGTGTGGCCTGCGAGACCTTTGCCACAACCAATCGTGTGGTGGTCGGCGGCGAGGTGGGGCTTTCGAAGAAGAAGCACCTGAAAGAGATGATGCGCCGGGTCGAGGACATCGTCCGCGACTGCGTCAGGGACATCGGGTACGAGCAGGACAAGTTCCACTGGAAGTCGGTGAAGGTCCACAACTACCTGCACGGCCAGTCGGCGCATATCGCGCAGGGGGTGGACCGCGACGGCGCGGGCGACCAGGGCATCATGTTCGGCTATGCCTGCCGCGAGACGCCGGAGCTGATGCCGGCGCCGATCCAGTATTCCCACGCGATCCTCCGGCGGCTGGCCGAGGTGCGGAAATCGGGGCAGGAGCCGAGCCTGCGCCCGGATGCCAAGTCGCAGATTTCATTGCGTTATGAGGATGGCAAGCCGGTCGAGGTGACGTCGATCGTGCTGTCGACGCAGCACGCCAGCGAGGACCAGACCTCGGACGACGTGCGCGCCATTGTCGAGCCCTACATCCGCGAGGTCCTGCCGTCGGGCTGGATCACCGACAAGACCGAATGGTGGGTCAACCCGACCGGCTGCTTCGTGATCGGCGGGCCGGATGGCGACGCCGGGCTGACCGGGCGCAAGATCATCGTCGATACCTATGGTGGTGCGGCCCCCCATGGTGGCGGCGCGTTCAGCGGGAAAGACCCGACCAAGGTTGACCGCAGCGCGGCCTATGCCGCCCGCTATCTGGCGAAAAACGTTGTGGCGGCAGGACTTGCCGACCGCTGCACGCTGCAGCTTTCCTATGCCATCGGGGTGGCCAAGCCGCTGTCGATCTATGTCGACACGCATGGCACCGGACAGGCGGAGGCGCAGGTGATCGAGCGCGCCGTGGGCGAGGTGATGGGGCTGACGCCGCTGGGCATCCGCCGCCACCTGGAACTGAACAAGCCGATCTATGCCCGCACCTCGGCCTATGGCCATTTCGGGCGGGCGCCCGAGGCGGATGGCGGGTTCAGCTGGGAACGCACCGATCTGGCCGAGGCGCTGCGCAAGGAAGTCGAGCGCACCGCCTGA
- the lnt gene encoding apolipoprotein N-acyltransferase, with protein sequence MRALPLASLPLSGWPLRGAAFGLGAVAATGQAPLSFWWLALPALSVLTLAVARAATPRQAAALALWAGAGHFGLGLSWIVEPFLVDAPRHGWMAPLAVVLMAFGLALFWAVAGWMSARLQGVAARAMGFALALTAVEAARGVVLTGFPWALPGHVWIGTPVMQAAAHVGANGLTLIAAVAAALPVAFRWRGGGAAAAMVAGLWVWGSVRLADVPAPPPDAPVLRLVQPHAEQHLKWDADLARRHLDVALDLTRGNPGAPVPDLVIWPETALPYVLDSAPGALALIAEAGGGAPVAVGAQRSDGGWRAWNSLAVIGPDGGVGAVYDKHHLVPFGEYMPMGDLLFAWFGLRAFAAQEGHGYSAGPGPALLDLGPGLGRVLPLICYEAVFPAALRAPGGRADWILQITNDAWFGTLTGPYQHLAQARLRAVEQGLPLVRVANTGVSAVIDARGGVVATIPLGVRAARDLTLPVAAPPTIYARYGETPFWLLWAGCAAMAFAVSRRRRD encoded by the coding sequence ATGAGGGCGCTGCCCCTGGCCAGCCTGCCCCTGTCGGGCTGGCCGCTGCGGGGCGCTGCCTTCGGGCTTGGCGCGGTGGCGGCGACCGGACAGGCGCCGCTGTCCTTCTGGTGGCTGGCGCTGCCCGCCCTGTCCGTTCTGACGCTTGCCGTTGCCCGGGCCGCGACGCCGCGGCAGGCTGCGGCACTGGCGCTTTGGGCGGGGGCCGGCCACTTCGGGCTTGGCCTTTCCTGGATCGTCGAGCCGTTTCTGGTGGATGCCCCCCGGCATGGCTGGATGGCGCCCCTTGCGGTGGTCCTGATGGCTTTCGGGCTGGCCTTGTTCTGGGCGGTCGCGGGATGGATGTCCGCGCGATTGCAAGGTGTTGCCGCGCGTGCCATGGGCTTTGCGCTGGCCCTGACGGCGGTCGAGGCGGCGCGCGGGGTCGTCCTGACCGGCTTTCCCTGGGCGCTGCCCGGCCATGTCTGGATCGGGACGCCGGTGATGCAGGCGGCGGCCCATGTGGGGGCGAACGGTCTGACGCTGATCGCCGCGGTGGCGGCGGCGCTGCCGGTGGCGTTCCGGTGGCGGGGCGGCGGGGCGGCGGCGGCCATGGTGGCCGGTCTGTGGGTCTGGGGTTCGGTTCGGCTGGCGGATGTGCCGGCGCCGCCGCCCGATGCGCCTGTCCTGCGGCTGGTCCAGCCGCATGCCGAACAGCACCTGAAATGGGATGCCGATCTTGCGCGCCGACACCTGGACGTCGCGCTTGACCTGACCCGGGGCAATCCGGGCGCGCCCGTGCCGGACCTGGTGATCTGGCCCGAAACGGCGCTGCCCTATGTGCTGGACAGCGCGCCGGGCGCCCTGGCGCTGATCGCCGAGGCCGGGGGCGGGGCGCCCGTGGCCGTGGGGGCGCAGCGCAGCGATGGCGGATGGCGGGCGTGGAACAGCCTTGCCGTGATCGGGCCGGATGGCGGTGTCGGCGCAGTCTATGACAAGCATCACCTTGTTCCCTTTGGCGAATACATGCCGATGGGCGATCTTCTGTTCGCGTGGTTCGGCCTGAGGGCCTTTGCCGCGCAGGAGGGGCATGGCTATTCGGCCGGGCCGGGCCCCGCGCTGCTGGACCTTGGGCCGGGGCTGGGGCGGGTGCTGCCGCTGATCTGCTACGAAGCGGTGTTTCCCGCCGCGCTGCGGGCGCCGGGCGGGCGGGCCGACTGGATTCTGCAGATCACCAACGACGCCTGGTTCGGCACCCTGACCGGGCCCTACCAGCACCTTGCCCAGGCGCGGTTGCGGGCGGTCGAGCAGGGGCTTCCCCTTGTCAGGGTCGCCAATACGGGGGTCTCGGCGGTGATCGACGCAAGGGGTGGGGTGGTGGCCACCATTCCGCTGGGCGTCCGCGCCGCCCGAGACCTGACGCTGCCGGTTGCCGCACCGCCCACGATTTACGCGCGATACGGCGAGACGCCCTTCTGGCTGTTGTGGGCAGGGTGCGCCGCCATGGCCTTTGCGGTGTCGCGGCGGCGGCGGGATTGA
- a CDS encoding CBS domain-containing protein, whose amino-acid sequence MGSTSDGSTAARRAPDPETAEPPQIQPRPRGRSDQRGLISRLLKVLGPAQPAAPVPEGPAVATPGGPAAPAHGMANLRRLRVDDVSIPKVDIIAVPLDIGRDDLVEVFRKHGFSRLPVYKGTLDHPQGLVLLKDLALTHGFGTGGRFGLKKLLRPILYAPPSMPVGVLLQKMQRERVHMALVIDEYGGVDGLVTIEDLIETVIGEIEDEHDEDEGALWKSEKPGVFVAQAIAPLEELEAAMGLRLRVGEDDEDIDTVGGLVFLRTGRVPARGEVVPHESGAEFEVIDADARRIKRLRIRLPGAAAQVPAPEPAPAPAVAEGA is encoded by the coding sequence ATGGGCAGTACCAGCGACGGATCTACGGCAGCGCGCCGCGCGCCGGATCCCGAAACCGCCGAGCCTCCGCAGATTCAGCCCCGACCACGGGGCCGCAGCGATCAGCGGGGATTGATCAGCCGACTTCTCAAGGTGCTGGGCCCCGCACAGCCCGCCGCGCCGGTGCCGGAAGGCCCGGCCGTCGCGACGCCAGGCGGGCCGGCCGCCCCCGCCCATGGCATGGCCAACCTGCGCCGCCTGCGGGTCGACGACGTCTCGATCCCGAAGGTCGACATCATCGCCGTGCCGCTGGATATCGGCCGCGACGACCTGGTCGAGGTGTTCCGCAAGCATGGCTTCTCGCGCCTGCCGGTCTACAAGGGCACGCTGGACCATCCGCAGGGTCTGGTGCTGCTGAAGGACCTGGCCCTGACGCACGGGTTCGGCACCGGTGGCCGGTTCGGGCTGAAGAAGCTGCTGCGCCCGATCCTCTATGCCCCGCCCTCGATGCCGGTGGGCGTGCTGCTGCAGAAGATGCAGCGCGAGCGGGTGCACATGGCCCTGGTCATCGACGAATATGGCGGTGTCGACGGGCTGGTGACGATCGAGGACCTGATCGAGACGGTGATCGGCGAGATCGAGGACGAGCACGACGAGGACGAGGGCGCCCTGTGGAAGTCCGAGAAGCCCGGCGTCTTCGTGGCCCAGGCCATCGCGCCGCTGGAAGAGCTGGAGGCCGCCATGGGCTTGCGGCTGCGTGTGGGCGAGGATGATGAGGATATCGACACCGTCGGCGGCCTGGTGTTCCTGCGCACCGGCCGGGTTCCGGCCCGGGGCGAGGTGGTGCCGCATGAAAGCGGCGCCGAGTTCGAGGTGATCGACGCCGACGCGCGGCGCATCAAGCGGTTGCGCATCCGGCTGCCCGGCGCTGCCGCGCAGGTCCCCGCGCCCGAGCCTGCCCCCGCCCCGGCGGTCGCCGAAGGGGCATGA
- the ybeY gene encoding rRNA maturation RNase YbeY, producing MEPLVDTVIEDARWETAGLGLLAEGAVRAVLADRGLAPEGFQISLMGCDDARIAALNADFRGKPAPTNVLSWPSEDLSDGNVGREPARPLPGEAGDPWVLGDIAIAWDTCAREAGAQGKAMADHVTHLIVHATLHLLGYDHETESDAELMEGTEVRILRSLGVADPYA from the coding sequence ATGGAGCCGCTGGTTGATACGGTGATCGAGGATGCCCGGTGGGAAACCGCCGGGCTTGGACTGCTGGCCGAAGGGGCGGTGCGGGCGGTTCTGGCCGACCGGGGGCTGGCGCCCGAGGGGTTCCAGATCAGCCTGATGGGCTGCGACGATGCCCGCATCGCCGCGCTGAACGCCGATTTCAGGGGAAAGCCCGCGCCCACGAACGTGCTGTCCTGGCCTTCCGAGGACCTGTCGGACGGGAATGTCGGGCGTGAACCCGCCCGCCCCCTGCCGGGCGAGGCCGGTGACCCCTGGGTGCTGGGTGACATCGCCATCGCCTGGGACACCTGCGCGCGTGAGGCGGGCGCGCAGGGAAAGGCCATGGCGGACCACGTCACGCATCTGATCGTTCATGCAACCTTGCATCTGCTGGGCTATGACCATGAGACCGAGTCGGATGCGGAATTGATGGAAGGCACCGAGGTGCGTATTCTGCGCAGTCTCGGGGTTGCCGATCCCTATGCGTGA
- a CDS encoding PhoH family protein, whose protein sequence is MGISALTPPTAADDVVETLLEFPDNRLMKALCGEYDRNLAQIEHQTGVHILPRGNRLAIIGERSAREQAAAVLRSLYARLEAGRGVVAGDIDGAIRLGRPVAAMPADGEQIEMFQGGKYELRTRRKPIEPRTEAQKAYVKNLFDNELAFGIGPAGTGKTYLAVAVGVTMLISGAVERIILSRPAVEAGERLGFLPGDMKDKIDPYMQPLYDALNDFLPQKQVQKLMEEKRIEIAPLAFMRGRTLSGAFVVLDEAQNATTMQMKMFLTRLGEGSRMVITGDRTQVDLPRGTASGLADAERILKGVRGVSFNYFTAKDVVRHPLVARIIEAYEADDGAAG, encoded by the coding sequence TTGGGCATCAGTGCGCTGACCCCCCCGACCGCCGCCGATGATGTTGTGGAAACGCTTCTGGAATTTCCCGACAACCGGCTGATGAAGGCGCTCTGCGGCGAGTATGACCGCAACCTGGCGCAGATCGAACACCAGACGGGGGTGCACATCCTGCCAAGGGGCAACAGGCTTGCCATCATCGGAGAGAGAAGCGCACGGGAGCAGGCCGCCGCGGTGCTGCGCTCGCTCTATGCCCGGCTTGAGGCGGGGCGGGGCGTGGTCGCCGGCGACATCGACGGCGCCATCCGTCTGGGCCGGCCGGTGGCGGCCATGCCCGCCGACGGCGAGCAGATCGAGATGTTCCAGGGTGGCAAGTACGAACTGCGCACCCGGCGCAAGCCCATCGAACCCCGGACCGAGGCGCAGAAGGCCTATGTCAAGAACCTGTTCGACAACGAACTGGCCTTCGGCATCGGGCCTGCGGGGACGGGCAAGACCTATCTTGCCGTGGCGGTGGGCGTGACGATGCTCATCTCAGGGGCGGTCGAGCGCATCATCCTGAGTCGCCCGGCCGTCGAGGCGGGCGAGCGGCTTGGGTTCCTGCCTGGCGACATGAAGGACAAGATCGACCCCTACATGCAGCCGCTTTACGACGCGCTGAACGATTTCCTGCCGCAGAAGCAGGTGCAGAAGCTGATGGAGGAAAAGCGGATCGAGATCGCTCCGCTGGCCTTCATGCGCGGGCGCACGCTGTCGGGCGCCTTCGTGGTGCTGGACGAGGCGCAGAACGCCACCACCATGCAGATGAAGATGTTCCTGACCCGCCTGGGCGAGGGCAGCCGCATGGTGATCACCGGCGACCGCACGCAGGTGGACCTGCCGCGCGGCACGGCGAGCGGTCTGGCCGATGCCGAGCGCATCCTGAAAGGGGTGCGCGGCGTATCGTTCAACTACTTCACCGCGAAGGATGTGGTGCGCCATCCGCTTGTGGCCCGCATCATCGAGGCCTATGAGGCCGACGATGGAGCCGCTGGTTGA
- a CDS encoding OmpA family protein, producing the protein MRGAMAAAALAVCAVGAVPAEAQTKPRQVGVIEWGAWIDDDGCMHWWADGGLEGYMVPRRNPKTGKPVCLKKNTCLVENTDTLFATDSHHLTAHGRARLQHFFQTAGAFGYAIYGHTDSRASDEYNMRLSERRARSVAQVARSVGAVVEREIGYGERQPIATNSTAAGMQKNRRVEVVCYRW; encoded by the coding sequence ATGCGGGGTGCGATGGCCGCCGCAGCCTTGGCGGTCTGTGCCGTGGGCGCGGTGCCCGCCGAGGCCCAGACCAAGCCGCGCCAGGTCGGCGTGATCGAATGGGGCGCCTGGATCGACGACGACGGCTGCATGCACTGGTGGGCGGACGGTGGCCTGGAAGGCTACATGGTGCCGCGGCGCAACCCGAAGACGGGCAAGCCGGTCTGCCTGAAAAAGAACACCTGCCTGGTGGAAAACACCGACACGCTGTTCGCGACCGACAGCCACCACCTGACGGCCCACGGCCGCGCCCGGCTGCAGCACTTCTTCCAGACGGCGGGCGCCTTTGGCTACGCGATCTACGGCCACACCGACAGCCGCGCCTCGGATGAGTACAACATGCGCCTGTCCGAGCGCCGTGCGCGTTCGGTGGCGCAGGTCGCCCGGTCGGTCGGCGCGGTAGTCGAGCGCGAGATCGGTTATGGCGAGCGTCAGCCGATCGCCACCAATTCCACGGCGGCCGGTATGCAAAAGAACCGTCGCGTCGAAGTCGTCTGCTACCGGTGGTGA
- the miaB gene encoding tRNA (N6-isopentenyl adenosine(37)-C2)-methylthiotransferase MiaB, with protein sequence MTTPKKLFVKTYGCQMNVHDSERMAEVMGGEGYVASDSAEGADLVILNTCHIREKASEKLYSDLGRLKPLKQANPAMKIAVAGCVAQAEGAEIVRRMPLVDLVVGPQSYHRLPGMMRQAADGGRAIDTEFPPEDKFDHLPERRMMRGPTAFVTVQEGCDKFCAFCVVPYTRGAEVSRPVARILAEAERLAAQGVREVTLLGQNVNAWHGAGEGGEWGLGRLVRALAQVEGIDRLRYTTSHPNDMSDDLIAAHGDEPKLMPYLHLPVQSGSDRILKAMNRKHRAADYLRLVERIRAARPDILLSSDFIVGFPGETDADFEATMALIRAVGFGAAFSFKYSARPGTPAAEKAPVAAEIADDRLQRLQALVSAQQQAAQAGMVGRETTVLYEKPGRMPGQWVGKSEHLHAVHVVDPQGAAGQLVRVRIRASAPNSLAADRLA encoded by the coding sequence ATGACCACGCCGAAGAAGCTGTTCGTCAAGACCTACGGCTGCCAGATGAACGTGCATGACAGCGAGCGCATGGCCGAAGTCATGGGTGGCGAGGGCTATGTCGCCTCCGACAGCGCCGAGGGCGCGGACCTGGTGATCCTGAACACCTGCCACATCCGCGAGAAGGCTTCCGAAAAGCTGTACTCCGACCTCGGGCGCCTGAAACCCCTGAAGCAGGCCAATCCCGCGATGAAGATCGCCGTGGCGGGTTGCGTCGCGCAGGCCGAGGGGGCCGAGATCGTGCGGCGGATGCCGCTGGTCGATCTGGTCGTCGGGCCGCAGAGCTATCACCGGCTGCCCGGCATGATGCGACAGGCGGCGGACGGCGGGCGGGCCATCGACACCGAATTTCCCCCCGAAGACAAGTTCGACCACCTGCCGGAACGGCGGATGATGCGGGGGCCCACCGCCTTTGTCACCGTCCAGGAAGGCTGCGACAAGTTCTGCGCGTTCTGCGTCGTGCCCTATACCCGGGGCGCCGAGGTCAGCCGCCCGGTCGCCCGCATCCTGGCCGAGGCGGAGCGGCTGGCCGCGCAGGGCGTGCGCGAGGTCACGCTGCTGGGGCAGAACGTCAATGCCTGGCACGGCGCGGGCGAGGGCGGCGAATGGGGCCTTGGCCGGCTGGTGCGGGCACTGGCGCAGGTGGAGGGGATCGACCGTCTCCGCTATACCACAAGCCATCCCAACGACATGTCCGACGACCTGATCGCGGCGCATGGCGATGAACCCAAGCTGATGCCCTATCTGCACCTGCCGGTGCAGTCGGGGTCGGACCGGATCCTGAAGGCGATGAACCGCAAGCATCGGGCGGCGGACTACCTGCGCCTGGTCGAACGCATCCGCGCGGCCCGGCCCGACATCCTTCTGTCGTCGGATTTCATCGTGGGCTTTCCGGGCGAGACGGATGCGGATTTCGAGGCGACGATGGCGCTGATCCGGGCCGTGGGCTTCGGGGCCGCGTTCAGCTTCAAGTACTCGGCGCGGCCGGGAACCCCGGCGGCGGAAAAGGCCCCGGTTGCCGCAGAGATCGCGGACGACCGGCTGCAGCGGCTGCAAGCGCTCGTCTCCGCGCAGCAGCAGGCGGCGCAGGCGGGGATGGTCGGACGCGAGACAACCGTGCTCTATGAAAAGCCGGGTCGCATGCCGGGGCAATGGGTTGGCAAGTCGGAACACCTGCACGCGGTGCATGTGGTTGATCCGCAGGGCGCCGCAGGACAACTTGTGCGGGTACGCATAAGGGCTTCGGCGCCGAACTCGCTGGCAGCGGACCGGCTGGCCTGA